Below is a genomic region from Fusobacterium canifelinum.
AGCAATAGTTAAAAAATTTGAACCATTATTATTACTACCTATATCTTTTGGTATGTTTTTGGTAAATTTACCATTAACAGGATTAATGGATGAAGGTGGAGTTATAAACATAATGTCATATGGAGTAAAAAGTAACCTATTCCCTTGTTTAGTATTTATGGGAGTTGGGGCAATGACAGACTTTTCTCCATTGATAGCTAATCCTATTAGTTTAATATTAGGGGCAGCAGCACAATTAGGAATATATGTAGCATTTATATTTGCAACTCAAATAGGATTTACACCAGCTGAAGCAGCGGCTATTGGAATCATTGGAGGAGCAGATGGACCTACATCTATATATATAGCAAATAACTTAGCACCGCATTTACTAGCTCCAATAGCAGTTGCAGCTTATTCATATATGGCGTTGATACCATTAATTCAGCCACCTATTATGAAAGCTCTAACTACTAAAAAAGAAAGAGCAGTAAAAATGGGACAATTAAGAAAAGTATCTAAAACAGAAAAAATAGTTTTCCCAATAGCAGTTGTATTATTTACTTCTCTATTATTACCATCAGTTGCTCCATTACTTGGTTTATTGATGTTAGGAAACCTATTTAAAGAATCAGGAGTTGTTCAAAGATTGTCTGATACAGCACAAAATGCTATGATTAACATAATAACAATTATGTTAGGACTAAGTGTTGGAGCAAAAGCAGATGGAGCAACTTTCCTAGATGTAAGTACATTAAAAATTATTGCTATGGGACTTGCAGCTTTCTGTTTCTCAACAGCAGGTGGAGTTCTTTTAGGAAAACTTCTTTATATCATAACTGGTGGAAAAATAAATCCACTTATAGGTTCAGCTGGAGTTTCAGCAGTTCCTATGGCAGCACGTGTTTCTCAAACAGTTGGTGCAAAAGAAAACCCAACTAACTTCTTACTAATGCACGCAATGGGACCAAATGTTGCTGGAGTTATAGGTTCAGCAGTTGCAGCTGGATTCTTTATGATGATATTTAAAGGAACAATGTAATAAAACAAATTTATTAGTAATAATATTTAGAATATATAAAAATAGTTATAAGGTTGGGTTTATACTCAATCTTATACTATTTATAAAAAAATTTAGGAGGGATTTTTGTGAGCAAAGTAATGTCTTTACATGATGCAATAGCAAAGTATGTTGAATCTGGCGATAGCTTATGTTTTGGAGGATTCACAACAAACAGAAAGCCTTATGCGGCTGTTTACGAAATTATTAGACAAGGACAAACAGATTTTATAGGATATTCTGGTCCAGCAGGTGGAGATTGGGATATGTTAATAGGATGTGGAAGAATAAAAGCTTTCATAAACTGTTACATAGCTAACTCAGGATATACTAATGTTTGTAGAAGATTCAGAGATGCAGTAGAAAAGAAACATAATTTATTATTAGAAGATTATTCTCAAGACGTTATTATGTTAATGTTACATGCTTCTTCATTAGGTTTACCATATTTACCAGTAAAATTAATGGAAGGTAGTGACTTAGAATATAAATGGGGAATAAGTGCAGAAATCAGAAAGACAATTCCTAAATTGCCTGACAAGAAATTAGAAAGAATACCTAATCCTTTTAAAGAAGGAGAAGAAGTAATAGCAGTTCCAGTTCCAAGACTAGATACAGCTATAATTTCTGTTCAAAAAGCTTCTATTAATGGAACTTGCTCAATAGAAGGAGATGAATTCCATGATATAGATATCGCAATAGCTGCTAAAAAAGTTATAGTTATAGCTGAAGAAATCGTAACAGAAGAAGAAATTAGAAGAGATCCTTCTAAAAATTCAATACCTCAATTTTGTGTAGATGCCGTAGTTCATGCACCTTATGGAACACATCCATCTCAATTATATAATTATTATGACTATGATGCAGACTTCTATAAAATGTATGATAAAGTAACTAAAACAGATGAAGACTTTGAACAATTCATAAAAGAATGGGTTATAGATGTTAAGGATCATGAAGGATACTTAGCTAAATTAGGTTTACCAAGAGTAAGCAAATTAAAAGTAGTACCAGGATTCCAATATGCTGCAAAATTAGTTAAGGATGGTGAATAATAATGGCAAAGAATTATAAAAACTATACAAATAAAGAAATGCAAGCTATTACCATTGCTAAAGAAATTAAAGATGGACAAATAGTTATAGTAGGAACAGGATTACCTCTAATAGGAGCAACTGTTGCTAAAAATAAATTTGCCCCTAATTGTAAACTAATAGTTGAAAGTGGATTAATGGATTGTAGTCCAATAGAAGTTCCAAGAAGTGTTGGAGATTTAAGACTTATGGGACACTGTGCTGTTCAATGGCCAAATGTAAGATTTATAGGATTTGAAACTAATGAATACTTAAATGGTAATGACAGAATGATAGCTTTCATAGGAGGAGCTCAAATAAACCCTTATGGAGATTTAAACTCTACTATCATTGGTGATGATTATGTAAAACCAAAAACAAGATTTACAGGAAGTGGAGGAGCTAATGGTATAGCTACTTACTCAAATACTGTAATAATGATGCAACATGAAAAAAGAAGATTTATAGATAAAATTGACTATGTAACAAGTGTTGGATGGGCAGGAGGACCAGGAGGAAGAGAAAAATTAGGACTTCCTGGAAACAGAGGACCACTTGCTGTTGTTACAGATAAAGGAATTTTAAGATTTGATGAAAAAACTAAGAGAATGTACTTAGCTGGATATTATCCAGGTGTAACAATAGAAGATATAGTTGAAAATACTGGATTTGAAATTGATACTTCAAGAGCAGTACAATTAGAAGCTCCAAGTGAAGAAATTATTAAAATGATAAGAGAGGATATAGATCCAGGACAAGCATTTATAAAAGTTCCAGTAGAAGAATAAGAGAGGAGAAGATAAATGAATTATTCAATGCCTAAATATTTCCAAAATATGCCACAAGTAGGAAAAGTACTAGCTAATATAGATGAAGCTAATGAAAATGCAGTAAAAGAAGTTGAAGCAGCGATTGCTGACAGTATTGCAGCAATGCAAGATTCAGGAACTCCTGATGAAAAAATTCATGATAAAGATCAAATGACTGCATTAGAAAGAGTAGCAGAATTAGTAGATGAAGGAACTTGGTATCCTTTAAATACTCTATACAATCCTGAAGACTTTGAAACTGGAACAGGTATAGTAAAAGGACTAGGAAGAATTGGTGGAAAATGGGCAGTAGTTGTAGCATCTGATAATAAGAAAATAGTTGGAGCTTGGGTTCCAGGACAAGCTGATAACTTACTAAGAGCATCAGATACAGCTAAATGCTTAGGAATTCCATTAGTTTATGTATTAAATTGTAGTGGTGTTAAACTTGATGAACAAGAAAAAGTTTATGCAAATAGAAGAGGAGGAGGAACTCCATTCTTCCGTAATGCAGAATTACAACAATTAGGAGTTCCAGTAATAGTTGGAATCTATGGAACTAACCCAGCAGGTGGAGGATACCATAGTATCAGTCCTACAATATTAATAGCTCATAAAGATGCTAACATGGCAGTTGGAGGAGCAGGAATTGTTGGAGGAATGAATCCAAAAGGGTATATAGATATGGAAGGAGCTATCCAAATAGCTGAAGCTACAATGGCTGCTAAAAAAGTTGAAGTTCCAGGAACTATCCATGTTCACTATGATAAAACAGGTTTCTTTAGAGAAGTTTATGATGATGAAATTGGTGTAATAGATGGAATAAAAAAATATATGGATTACCTACCAGCTTATGATTTAGAATTCTTTAGAGTTGATGAACCAACTGAACCAGCTCTTGATCCAAATGATTTATATTCAATAATTCCAATGAATCAAAAGAAAATCTATAATATCTATGATGTAATAGGACGTCTATTTGACAACAGTGAATTCTCTGAATATAAAAAAGGATATGGACCAGAAGTTGTAACAGGACTTGCAAAAGTTGATGGATTATTAGTAGGAGTTGTTGCAAATGCACAAGGACTTCTAATGAACTACCCTGAATACAGAGAAAAAGCAGTTGGAATTGGTGGTAAACTATATCGTCAAGGACTTATTAAAATGAGTGAATTTGTAACTCTTTGCTCAAGAGACAGATTACCAATAGTTTGGTTACAAGATACAAGTGGTATAGATGTAGGAAACCCTGCTGAAGAAGCTGAATTATTAGGATTAGGACAATCTCTAATCTATTCAATAGAAAATTCAAATGTACCTCAAATAGAAATTACTATTAGAAAAGGTTCAGCAGCAGCTCACTATGTATTAGGTGGACCACAAGGTAATAATACAAATGCTTTCTCATTAGGAACAGCAGCAACAGAAGTATATGTAATGAATGGAGAAACAGCAGCTTCTGCAATGTACTCAAGAAGACTCGCAAAAGATTATAAAGCTGGAAAAGATTTACAACCTACAATAGATAAAATGAATCAATTGATAAATGAATATACAGCTAAATCAAGACCAGCATACTGTGCAAAAACAGGTATGGTTGATGAAATAGTACCTCTATATGATTTAAGAGGATATATTTCTGCATTTGCTAATGCAGTATATCAAAATCCAAAATCAATTTGTGCATTCCATCAAATGATTTTACCTAGAGCAATAAGAGAATTTGAAACTTATACAAAGAAATAAACTAAATAAAAATATTATTACTATACTACCCATAAATAATTTATCTATGGGTAGTTATAGTAGATAATATTGGGATTCTAACTTAAATATCTTAGTAGTTAATGATAATTTTGAATAATAAAAAAACAATTAGAAATGAGGAAAAATGGAAGAATTAAAAGTATTAAAATTTGATATGTTTACAACATTGATGTTAGCAGTTTTAGCAATATATTTTGGAGATTTCATGAGAAAAATATTTCCAATTTTAAAGAAATATTGTTTACCAGCTTCTGTTGTAGGTGGAACTGTATTTGCATTAATATCATTGTTACTTTTTAAAATGGGAATAGTTCAGTTAGACTTTGATTATAAATCAATAAATCAATTATTCTATTGTATATTCTTTGCAGCAAGTGGAGCAGCAGCAAGTATGGCACTTTTGAAAAAAGGTGGAAAACTGGTTGTAATATTTGCAATATTAGCAGCAGTGTTAGCAACTTTCCAAAATGGAATAGCTTTAGCAGTTGGTAAATTTATGAATATAGATCCATTAATTTCAATGATGACAGGAAGTATTCCTATGACAGGTGGGCATGGAAATGCAGCTTCATTTGCACCAATAGCAGTTGATGCAGGAGCACCAGCAGCTATGGAAGTTGCAATAGCTGCAGCGACTTTTGGATTAATTTCAGGTTGTATGCTTGGAGGACCTTTTGGAAATTTCTTAGTAAAGAGATTTAAGTTGGAAGGTTCTACATCAAATAAAGAAGCAATGGGTGAAATAGATGCAGAAGGTGAGTCAGGAAATTTATTAGTTGATAAACCAAACCTTATTCAAGCTGTATTTTTAATGTGCATTGCAATAGGAGTAGGGAAACTAATAGAATTAGGGCTTAAGTCTGTACAAGACAGTACTGGTTGGAAAGTAGCATTACCAATACATGTATGTTGTATGTTTGCAGGAATTGTAATAAGATTAATTTATGATAGAAAGGAAGGATATCATGATGTTTTATACGAATCAATTGATATAGTTGGGGAATTTTCACTAGCACTATTTGTTTCTATGTCAATCATAACTATGAAATTATGGCAATTATCTGGATTAGGGCTAGCATTAGTTGTATTATTAATTTCACAATTAGTATTAATTGTAATATTCTGTTATTTCTTAACATTCAAATTATTAGGAAAGAACTATGATGCAGCAGTTATGGCGGTTGGACATATGGGATTTGGACTAGGAGCTGTTCCTGTATCAATGACTACAATGCAAGCTGTTTGTAAAAAATATAGATATTCTAAGTTAGCATTCTTTGTAGTTCCAGTAATTGGAGGATTTATTAGTAACCTTACAAATGCAGTAATAATAACAAAATTCTTAGATTTTGCTAAGGATTTACATGCTGTATGGATTGGATAATTTAATTTATTTTTAAGGAAAGGATAGTATAACAATGAGTAATGTATTTACTATGGGTATAGATGTTGGTTCGACAGCATCTAAATGTATAATTTTAAAAGATGGTAAAGAAATTGTTGCAAAATCTGTTATATCAGTAGGGACAGGGACTAGTGGACCAGCTAGAGCAATTAAAGAAGCATTAGAACAAGTCGGTTTATCTTCTGTCGATGAACTTCAAGGAGCAGTTGCAACTGGTTATGGAAGAAACTCATTAGCAGAAGTACCAGCTCAAATGTCTGAATTATCTTGTCATGCAAAAGGAGCATATTTTCTATTTCCAAATGTTCACTCAATTATAGATATCGGTGGACAAGATTCAAAAGCATTAAAAATTGGAGACAATGGAATGCTTGAAAATTTTGTTATGAATGATAAGTGTGCTGCAGGAACAGGAAGATTTTTGGATGTAATTGCAAAAGTCTTAGAAGTAACTTTAGAAGACTTAGAAAAATTAGATGAAAATTCAACTGTAGATGTAGCAATAAGTTCAACTTGTACTGTATTTGCAGAGTCAGAAGTAATTTCACAACTTGCTAAAGGTACAAAAATTGAAGATATAGTAAAAGGAATTCATACTGCCATAGCTAGTCGTGTTGGAAGCTTGGCAAAAAGAATAGGTATAAAAGATGATGTTGTTATGACTGGTGGAGTTGCACTTAACAAAGGTATGGTTAGAGCTTTAGAAAAAAACTTAGGTTTTAAATTACATACAAATGAATATTGCCAATTAAATGGAGCAATAGGAGCAGCATTATTTGCTTATCAAAAATATACAATGACTCATCAATAATTGAATTGAAATCATATAGAATAAGATGTACTTAGAAATGAATAGGAGGAAACAAAAATGGCTGGAAAAATGGAAAAGTTACCTAATAAAACACCTAGACCAATAGAAGGGCACAAACCTGCTGCTGCTATATTAAGAGGTGTTGTTGATAAAGTTTATGCAAAAGCATGGGAAGCAAAGAAAAATGGTGAATTAGTTGGATGGAGTTCATCTAAATTCCCAATTGAACTTGCAAAAGCTTTTGACTTAAATGTTGTGTATCCTGAAAACCATGCTGCATCAACTGCTGCAAAAAAAGATGGATTAAGACTTTGTCAAGCTGCTGAAGATATGGGATATGATAATGATATTTGTGGATATGCAAGAATCAGTTTAGCTTATGCTGCAGGAGAACCAACAGATGCAAGAAGAATGCCTCAACCAGACTTCTTACTATGTTGTAATAATATCTGTAACATGATGACTAAATGGTATGAAAATATTGCAAGAATGCACAATATACCATTAATAATGATTGATATACCATTCTCTAATACAGTAGATACACCTGAAGAAAAAATTGACTACTTAGTAGGACAATTTGATCATGCTATAAAACAATTAGAAGAATTAACAGGAAAGAAATTTGATGAAAAGAAATTTGAAGATGCGTGTGCAAGAGCTAACAGAACAGCAGCAGCTTGGTTAAAATCTTGTAAATATATGGGATATAAACCATCTCCATTAAGTGGATTTGACTTATTCAACCACATGGCAGATATAGTTGCAGCAAGATGTGATGAAGAAGCAGCAATGGGATTTGAATTACTTGCAGAAGAATTTGAACAATCTATAAAAGAAGGAACATCTACTTGGGAATATCCAGAAGAACACAGAATTCTATTTGAAGGAATTCCTTGTTGGCCAGGATTAAAACCATTATTTGAACCTTTAAAAGATAATGGAGTAAATGTTACTGCAGTTGTTTATGCACCAGCATTTGGATTTAGATATAACAATGTAAGAGAAATGGCAGCAGCATACTGTAAAGCACCTTGTTCTGTATGTATAGAAACTGGTGTTGAATGGAGAGAAACTATGGCTAAAGAAAATGGTATAAGTGGAGCACTTGTAAACTATAACCGTAGTTGTAAACCTTGGAGTGGTGCAATGCCTGAAATAGAAAGAAGATGGAAAGAAGATTTAGGAATTCCAGTTGTTCACTTTGATGGAGACCAAGCTGATGAAAGAAACTTCTCAACAGAACAATATAACACAAGAGTACAAGGACTTGTTGAAATAATGCAAGAAAGAAAAGAGGAAAAATTGGCTAATGGTGAAGAAGTTTATACAAACTTTGAAAACACTAAAGAAACTGACTGGTCTAAACCAACTTTAAAACACTAAAATTAGGAGGAAATGAGAAAGATGGCTGAAATTAAGGAATTGTTAGGACAATTTAAGTACTATGCAGAAAATCCTAGAAAGCAATTGGATAAATACCTTGCTGAAGGTAAAAAAGCAGTAGGAATATTCCCTTATTATGCACCAGAAGAAATAGTTTATGCAGGTGGAATGGTTCCATTTGGTGTATGGGGAGGACAAGGACCTATTGAAAAAGCAAAGGATTATTTCCCTACTTTCTACTACTCATTAGCTTTAAGATGTTTAGAAATGGCTTTAGATGGAACTTTAGATGGATTATCTGCATCAATAGTTAC
It encodes:
- a CDS encoding sodium ion-translocating decarboxylase subunit beta; the encoded protein is MSFFNVLAELLEASGFAALTWQNIAMILVSFVLFYLAIVKKFEPLLLLPISFGMFLVNLPLTGLMDEGGVINIMSYGVKSNLFPCLVFMGVGAMTDFSPLIANPISLILGAAAQLGIYVAFIFATQIGFTPAEAAAIGIIGGADGPTSIYIANNLAPHLLAPIAVAAYSYMALIPLIQPPIMKALTTKKERAVKMGQLRKVSKTEKIVFPIAVVLFTSLLLPSVAPLLGLLMLGNLFKESGVVQRLSDTAQNAMINIITIMLGLSVGAKADGATFLDVSTLKIIAMGLAAFCFSTAGGVLLGKLLYIITGGKINPLIGSAGVSAVPMAARVSQTVGAKENPTNFLLMHAMGPNVAGVIGSAVAAGFFMMIFKGTM
- the gctA gene encoding glutaconate CoA-transferase subunit A, with amino-acid sequence MSKVMSLHDAIAKYVESGDSLCFGGFTTNRKPYAAVYEIIRQGQTDFIGYSGPAGGDWDMLIGCGRIKAFINCYIANSGYTNVCRRFRDAVEKKHNLLLEDYSQDVIMLMLHASSLGLPYLPVKLMEGSDLEYKWGISAEIRKTIPKLPDKKLERIPNPFKEGEEVIAVPVPRLDTAIISVQKASINGTCSIEGDEFHDIDIAIAAKKVIVIAEEIVTEEEIRRDPSKNSIPQFCVDAVVHAPYGTHPSQLYNYYDYDADFYKMYDKVTKTDEDFEQFIKEWVIDVKDHEGYLAKLGLPRVSKLKVVPGFQYAAKLVKDGE
- the gctB gene encoding glutaconate CoA-transferase subunit B, producing MAKNYKNYTNKEMQAITIAKEIKDGQIVIVGTGLPLIGATVAKNKFAPNCKLIVESGLMDCSPIEVPRSVGDLRLMGHCAVQWPNVRFIGFETNEYLNGNDRMIAFIGGAQINPYGDLNSTIIGDDYVKPKTRFTGSGGANGIATYSNTVIMMQHEKRRFIDKIDYVTSVGWAGGPGGREKLGLPGNRGPLAVVTDKGILRFDEKTKRMYLAGYYPGVTIEDIVENTGFEIDTSRAVQLEAPSEEIIKMIREDIDPGQAFIKVPVEE
- a CDS encoding acyl-CoA carboxylase subunit beta, with amino-acid sequence MNYSMPKYFQNMPQVGKVLANIDEANENAVKEVEAAIADSIAAMQDSGTPDEKIHDKDQMTALERVAELVDEGTWYPLNTLYNPEDFETGTGIVKGLGRIGGKWAVVVASDNKKIVGAWVPGQADNLLRASDTAKCLGIPLVYVLNCSGVKLDEQEKVYANRRGGGTPFFRNAELQQLGVPVIVGIYGTNPAGGGYHSISPTILIAHKDANMAVGGAGIVGGMNPKGYIDMEGAIQIAEATMAAKKVEVPGTIHVHYDKTGFFREVYDDEIGVIDGIKKYMDYLPAYDLEFFRVDEPTEPALDPNDLYSIIPMNQKKIYNIYDVIGRLFDNSEFSEYKKGYGPEVVTGLAKVDGLLVGVVANAQGLLMNYPEYREKAVGIGGKLYRQGLIKMSEFVTLCSRDRLPIVWLQDTSGIDVGNPAEEAELLGLGQSLIYSIENSNVPQIEITIRKGSAAAHYVLGGPQGNNTNAFSLGTAATEVYVMNGETAASAMYSRRLAKDYKAGKDLQPTIDKMNQLINEYTAKSRPAYCAKTGMVDEIVPLYDLRGYISAFANAVYQNPKSICAFHQMILPRAIREFETYTKK
- a CDS encoding sodium/glutamate symporter translates to MEELKVLKFDMFTTLMLAVLAIYFGDFMRKIFPILKKYCLPASVVGGTVFALISLLLFKMGIVQLDFDYKSINQLFYCIFFAASGAAASMALLKKGGKLVVIFAILAAVLATFQNGIALAVGKFMNIDPLISMMTGSIPMTGGHGNAASFAPIAVDAGAPAAMEVAIAAATFGLISGCMLGGPFGNFLVKRFKLEGSTSNKEAMGEIDAEGESGNLLVDKPNLIQAVFLMCIAIGVGKLIELGLKSVQDSTGWKVALPIHVCCMFAGIVIRLIYDRKEGYHDVLYESIDIVGEFSLALFVSMSIITMKLWQLSGLGLALVVLLISQLVLIVIFCYFLTFKLLGKNYDAAVMAVGHMGFGLGAVPVSMTTMQAVCKKYRYSKLAFFVVPVIGGFISNLTNAVIITKFLDFAKDLHAVWIG
- a CDS encoding acyl-CoA dehydratase activase, which encodes MSNVFTMGIDVGSTASKCIILKDGKEIVAKSVISVGTGTSGPARAIKEALEQVGLSSVDELQGAVATGYGRNSLAEVPAQMSELSCHAKGAYFLFPNVHSIIDIGGQDSKALKIGDNGMLENFVMNDKCAAGTGRFLDVIAKVLEVTLEDLEKLDENSTVDVAISSTCTVFAESEVISQLAKGTKIEDIVKGIHTAIASRVGSLAKRIGIKDDVVMTGGVALNKGMVRALEKNLGFKLHTNEYCQLNGAIGAALFAYQKYTMTHQ
- a CDS encoding 2-hydroxyacyl-CoA dehydratase subunit D codes for the protein MAGKMEKLPNKTPRPIEGHKPAAAILRGVVDKVYAKAWEAKKNGELVGWSSSKFPIELAKAFDLNVVYPENHAASTAAKKDGLRLCQAAEDMGYDNDICGYARISLAYAAGEPTDARRMPQPDFLLCCNNICNMMTKWYENIARMHNIPLIMIDIPFSNTVDTPEEKIDYLVGQFDHAIKQLEELTGKKFDEKKFEDACARANRTAAAWLKSCKYMGYKPSPLSGFDLFNHMADIVAARCDEEAAMGFELLAEEFEQSIKEGTSTWEYPEEHRILFEGIPCWPGLKPLFEPLKDNGVNVTAVVYAPAFGFRYNNVREMAAAYCKAPCSVCIETGVEWRETMAKENGISGALVNYNRSCKPWSGAMPEIERRWKEDLGIPVVHFDGDQADERNFSTEQYNTRVQGLVEIMQERKEEKLANGEEVYTNFENTKETDWSKPTLKH